In Canis lupus baileyi chromosome 19, mCanLup2.hap1, whole genome shotgun sequence, the sequence GGacggaccccctccccccccgccgccgccctgcTCCCTCGCCCTCGCCCGCTCCGCGCCCAGGGGCGCCGGGCACCTGCGGGAAGGGCGGGGAATCGCGGCTCCCTCCCCGCCGCGCCTCTCCGCCCTCTCCCCGCCTCCTTCCCCGCCGACCCGAAGTCGCCCCCCCACCCGACGTCCAAGACCCCGCAGGCTTTGACGCCCCAGAGCCAAGGTCCCCCCAACGGCGGCCGCGGGCGCCCCATAGCGAAAGTTAGGTGGGAGCCGCCCCCGGCCGGGCCGCGGAGGGTTGCTCTGGGGGTTTCCGGGAAGCTCTGCGCACGGGGGCACCCCTGTGCCCGGAGCCACTGCGGTGCCCCGGGcatccccgccccgcggccggaGCTACGAGGCTGCGCGGGGGCCGAGGTGAGCGCGCGGCCGGGGGGGCTGCCCATCCACCTCCAGTGCAGGCAGGGAGGCGCCGGGCCTCGAACCCGGGCTGAGGTTCCCGGCGGCTCCGACCACGCGGCCGGGCGCGCCGCAGTGACGGGCCCGAGTGGTCGCCCCGCCGGGGCTGCGCAGCTCCGAGAcccgcggcggcggggggggcggggcggggcggggggcgcggcgcaTCCGtcagccccgccgccgccggaggCCCGGGCCGCGGGGACTCTTATTCTGACACGGCCGGCGCCCGGCTCTGCTTAGTCATGGTGACCTGCGCGCGCTCCGCGCCTCCCCCCGGCGCGCAGCGATGGAGGCGCCCGGGCCTGGGCGACGGAGGCGGAGCTCGAGCGCGGCCATGGCGGGGTGAGTGAGGCGGCCTGCGCCCGGGCTGTGGGTACGGCGGGCCGGGACGGCCCCGGGGGTCGGGGGACGGGGCGCCGCGGGCCCGGGCGCCTTGGGGTTCCCGCGGCCCCGCGGGGGGCCAGGAGGGCGAGGCCCGAGTCCTGGCCTTTTGTTGGACGGCGCGACTCGAGGGCTGGCCCGGGGGCTACGCAAGCCGGCGAGAGGCCCAGGCAGCGCCCCGCGACCGAGGGCCCCGGAGCCCGGCGCGCCGGGGAGCTGGGAGCGCGCCTCGGGGCTGCCAGCGGAAAGGCCGCGGCAGGGTCACTTCCTCCCTTCTCCGGGCCTCGCTGGCGGCTCGGGCAGGGCATGCGCAGTCCCCCCACCGCTCGGTGGGGAAGAGCCCGGTGTCCAAGGGGCACCGTCGGCCGCCTGGCCGGAGACCAAGAGGCTGGGCACGGGCCTCGGGCGGGGAGAGGCGGCGAGCGGCCCTGGGCCCGGTGGAGGAGGGTGCTCCGGCAGGCAGTGAGGCGGGCAGCCGGCCAGCCAGCCACCGCGTCCTGACCCCTGAGCAGTGCCAGGCCCCAGGCAGGACGTTGGGGAGGCACATGCTAGGGTGGGCGCGACCCTGACCGAcccggggctccctgcctcccgAAGCGCGGGGCTGAGAGGCGGAGGCGCCCGCCCGCCCTCAACAAGCCAGCGGCCGAGCTCATCGCCGTTTCCGACAAGTGCGGTGGTAGAAGTAAGACAGGGAGGAGAGGACTGCGCTGGGTCCGGGAAAGATAAAGGGAGAACCCGGGGAGCCTCTTGCAGATGCCCCTCTTCTCCCGACAGGACCTTTCAAAACAGCTCGTGCCCTggccctccagcctcctcagggtTCACGGAAACCTTCCCTTTAGCAGGATTTCTTGTTACACTCCTCCCTGATGCTCCAGCTGGTCTCTCTCGCTCTGCCTCcgagcctttgcacttgctattccctctgcctggaaaacCCCTTCCGTGTGTGCATCCTTCTTGTCTCCGCTCTAACAGAGCCTCCGACTACCCGATTTAAAGTAACTGCCCCAGGCCACACTGTCGCAGTGCTGTGGTCCTTTTCTTCATAACCCCCCCGTTCCTACTCAGGTCTTGTTTGTTTTACTTATGGCCCATCCCTCGCCAAGTGTCCTCCAGGGGGGCACAGTTTATGTCTGCCTGTCTCCACTGGGATGTCTCCGGTTCCTGGTACACAGTAGATAATCAGTAAATGTTGGTGAGGCCAATGAAAGAATGAGCTAGATGTGCTCTGTCTAGGAAGGGAAGAGGTGGACAGAGGCGGACTGTGTAGGGCTTTAGTAGGACACTGAAGAGTTTGGTTTCACTCATTGTGCTGTAGGGAATTGTGGGAGGATTCGGCACAAGGGAAAGACATCATCTCACCTGTGTTTTAAATTGGACTCTTGGGCTGGTGAAGCCATGTGGCGCTGAGTGAGCACAGACGGACATTGCTTCACCTGGGCTTGGGAAGGAAAACTGGTCTAGGAGTCGTTTTATCGTAAAAGAGGAGgcctgcccccaggccctgcccccagccctgtgctCTCCCTCCTCCAGGCCTCTGAGTGCCAGTGGTGGTGTTGTCCCTTGTCACCTGGAACCCCATGCAGCCGGAACCTGGGCCTAGCGGGGCTGGGGCCCGCACTCGATTCCTTCCCCTGAGGTCACAGCGCCCCGAGGGGGCAGGGGACACGGTGATGTACGCCTCCACCGAGTGCAAAGCCGAGGTGACGCCCTCCCAGCACGGCAACCGCACCTTCAGCTACACGCTGGAGGACCACACCAAGCAGGCCTTCGGCATCATGAACGAGCTGCGGCTCAGCCAGCAGCTGTGTGACGTCACGCTGCAGGTCAAATACGAGGACGCGCCAGCTGCCCAGTTCATGGCTCACAAGGTGGTGCTGGCCTCATCCAGCCCCGTCTTCAAGGCCATGTTCACCAATGGGCTACGGGAGCAGGGCATGGAGGTGGTGTCCATTGAGGGCATCCACCCCAAGGTCATGGAGCGCCTAATTGAGTTTGCCTACACGGCCTCCATCTCCATGGGTGAGAAGTGCGTGCTCCACGTGATGAATGGCGCCGTCATGTACCAGATCGACAGCGTCGTCCGTGCCTGCAGTGACTTCCTCGTGCAGCAGCTGGACCCCAGCAATGCCATTGGCATTGCCAACTTCGCTGAACAGATCGGCTGCGCCGAGCTGCACCAGCGTGCCCGCGAGTACATCTATATGCACTTCGGAGAGGTGAGTGACGGGAAGAGACAGGGAGCCAGGGCTTGACGGTGGTATCAGAAGGACcagggatagatggatggacatccctgtcatccCTGTCTTCCCTTGAGATGAGAAGGGTCAGATCGGGGAGCTGGAGAGAAATGGGCTTCTGAAGTCCTAGTCTGCACATCTGGGGTGACTGTGGGAAACAGCTGAGGAAAGTGAGAACTTCATGGGTCTATGTCTGGGATCCCCGACTTCTctggggtcaggggtggggacagggtgCAGCTCAACCTTAGGGTACGCTATTGGGGGCCTAATATTTCAGAcagtctgcaaatatttattgaacacccatGACATGCTTCCTATCTCAAATGTGACCCTTAGACATGTTTCCTGTGGTCCATGCTGTGTTGTCCTTACCCTGTACTTGGTTTCATTTTCGGTTTTAAGTGGAGGAAGTTGTGAGCAGAAAATAACAGATGCCTTGTAAATCACAATGATGAGCCCAAATTCTTGGGTAGCAGCTACTAGAGGTTGTGCCCCtgggatgatgataataataagtgtttgttgaacaTTTGCTGTGGGCCACCCCCTGTTCTAAGTGATTTCCATTCTTTAAATCATTGGATTTTCCCCCACTATCCTTTGAGGAAGTACCACCCTTAGGCCTGGCCCAACAGGGCTGTACCCCAGGCCCCACGCTTTAGGGAGTTCTGTGCTTTAGTGTGCCTTCCTGGAAATTCTAAAAGTCCTCTTCCAGTGGCTGGGATCAGCTAGGGTAGATACTGCCCTGGTTTCCATCTCTTTTCTTAAGGGGTGGatgttctccttccctctcccccacatTGGGGTCGACCAGATGCCCTGAGGAGCGCTGGCGTTTGTCCTAAGGCCCATGGCTTCCTGGAAGGTGAGGGTGGTCTGTGAGCAGGGCTTTCCCACAGGCCTGCAGTGTTTCTTTAAAGGGACCGTGTGGGCTTGAGGTACCAGGACATTTGTGACCTACCAATATTGGTAATTGAGTTATTTATATAGACTAGTGCCTGACAAGAAATATTTGCCCAGGACCCTGTACACCCGAGGAGTAGCCCCGGCTCTGAGGTAGCTACTAATACAATTGctcttacagaggaggaaaaacaagGCATGGAGTGTTAGAGatatttgcccaagatcacctaGTTAGAAAGTAGTGGGCCAAGTTGCAGCTCAGCCTTCTTTCTTTAGAGCCTACACTTTTTCTAGAATATTCTGTCCccattactttttcctttttggtccATCTACccttttgaaaaagtaattttgttGAAAATAGAGGTAACAATCTTGTAGTTCAAGCACACAATGATACAAAAAGGTACATAGTAGTGCCTTCACCCATCTACCTGAGTACTTAGGTACCATATGCCTGtagcattaactcatttaatcttcttcACAACCTATGAAGTTCACACTATTCGAATCCTCGTTTTACAAAATAGGAAACTGAGATTGTCAGAGGCAGGTTGAGTGACTTGGCCGTGATCATACCGCCGTTGAGGGGAGTCAGCCTGTCACAGTAATGCCCTCTGCAGGTGGCCAAGCAAGAGGAGTTCTTCAACTTGTCCCATTGCCAGCTGGTGACTCTCATCAGCCGAGACGATCTGAATGTGCGCTGCGAGTCCGAGGTCTTCCACGCCTGTATCAACTGGGTCAAGTATGATTGTGAGCAGCGGCGCTTCTATGTCCAGGCATTGCTCCGGGCTGTGCGATGTCACTCGCTCACACCCCACTTCCTGCAGATGCAGCTGCAGAAGTGTGAGATCTTGCAGTCGGACTCCCGCTGCAAGGACTACCTGGTCAAGATCTTCCAGGAGCTGACCTTGCATAAGCCCACGCAGGTGATGCCCTGTCGGGCGCCCAAAGTGGGCCGGCTCATCTACACCGCTGGTGGCTACTTCCGCCAGTCACTCAGCTACCTAGAGGCCTACAACCCCAGTGATGGCACTTGGCTCCGATTGGCAGACCTGCAGGTGCCTCGTAGTGGCCTGGCGGGCTGCGTAGTGGGTGGGCTGCTGTATGCTGTGGGCGGCCGGAACAACTCGCCAGACGGCAACACCGACTCCAGCGCCCTGGACTGCTATAACCCCATGACCAACCAGTGGTCGCCCTGTGCCTCCATGAGTGTACCACGCAATCGGATTGGGGTTGGGGTCATTGATGGGCACATCTATGCTGTCGGTGGCTCCCACGGCTGCATCCACCACAACAGTGTGGAGAGGTGAGTGGCAGGGCCTGGAGGGATGGGCTCGGAGGTTCCCATTGCTGACAGGCCCCAAGCCATTGGAATTTGGGGATTCCCCCTGTTGTAGAGTGCTTGTCTCTGTCCTGGCTTTAGGGAGGGGAAGCCTCAGGTGAAGCTGAATTCATGGGGGATTTATGGTCAGTGACCTTGGATGATGTGTCTGGGCCTGGGAATTGCTTACAGGGCTGTCCCAAACCCATACAACTTCTGCAGATTTGGAAAGAGTTCTATCAGTTGGAAGTTGTtataaaatgctaattttattaAGACATGACACCTCACTGCCATCTGCCCCAAAATTGCTGTAATAAACTGATGTATGAGGTCTTCTGTGTGGAAGGTGCCCCCTTGGATGTGGGACTCTTGTGCAGTGTACAACATGCAGAACTGCATGATGACCCTGTGTTTAGAGCCTAAGCAATTTTGGCTTTTGACTTTTGCCAGACAGtcctctctgccttctcctcttTCAGAAGCTTGATCCAGGATACAGTTCTCAGCTGGAGAACTTGTTAAACTCCCTAGCCCACTGCTGGAGATCTGGTACTGGTGGGTTTGGAGCGAGGCTGGGGAATGGGAATTATAACCAAACAGCACACTTGTACGAAAACCATCCTGGGTGGCAGCCTAGTTGTTAGAATTAAGattcttgtgtcttttttttttttttttttttttaagaattatttatttatttatttattcatgagagacacacagagagagagaggcagagacacaggcagagggagagggagaagcaggctccaggcagggagcctgacgtggactcgatcccgggtctccaggatcacaccccgggcttcaggcaGTGctacaccgctgcgccaccgggctgcccagattcttGTGTCCTAGAAGGCTGGGTCAAACCTCCAGCTCCTTGGTGACCCTGGTCTTGCCATTTCATCCCTCCGTGCTTCTATCTTGTTATCTAAAGATGATGGGGGAAGTGGGAGATGATAGTAAGGACTACCTGCCCAATGGTCAAAGTGGGTTTTGCTGAGCTAACATACAacacagcacagggcctggcagtgCTATATGGTGGAGCCACCACCAGCGTCCAACAGGTGCGTGTGTAACCTTGAGCAGATGATGGCTGTGAACCTGTTTCCTCAGAGAAAAGCTCTGAGGAGTAAAGAGTTCAGGTGCATAAAGAATTAGCAGCATATTGGGTCATAGTAAGTGTTCCACACAGGTCAGCTGTGATTGCCATTGTTACCGTTACTATGCCCTTGCAGGTATGAGCCAGAACGGGATGAGTGGCACTTGGTGGCTCCCATGCTGACTCGAAGGATCGGGGTGGGAGTGGCTGTCCTCAACCGTTTGCTCTATGCCGTCGGGGGCTTTGATGGAACAAACCGCCTCAGCTCAGCAGAGTGTTACTACCCCGAGAGAAATGAGTGGCGAATGATCACACCCATGAACACCATCCGAAGTGGGGCAGGTGGGTATGGGGGCTGCCAGGAGGGGAGTGAGGAGGAACACTGTCCCACCCCTGGGAGTGAAACTTAGCAAAGCCTGGGGGAGGCTTCCTGTTTTGGTCTTAAACCCTGAGGCACACACGGGAGAGCTAGATTCTGAAAGTCCAAGCTCTTCTCTTCTGGCTTTGTTTCTAAAGGGTCccccaggagagggagaaggggagggtgcCCCCAAGAAGGTGGTGGCTGGGGCTCTCAACACCAGGCCCTGGAATCACTCTGTTTGCATGGTACGGTTTAGGAGTCTGTGTCCTGCACAACTGTATCTATGCTGCGGGGGGCTATGATGGTCAGGACCAGCTGAACAGCGTGGAGCGCTATGATGTAGAGACGGAAACGTGGACTTTTGTAGCTCCCATGAAGCATCGGCGAAGTGCCCTAGGGATTACTGTGCACCAGGGAAGAATCTACgttctgggtgaggccctgggAGTGGGGATCTGGGTGGAGAGCACTGTTTAACCCCATCTTTGGGGGATTGGGCTCAAATTCCAGTAGGAAGGCTTCTTGGggttccttctccctctttctttctcctgcccTCAAAGGGGGTGACTCTGCTCTCCCTGCAGGAGGCTACGATGGCCACACATTCCTGGACAGTGTGGAGTGTTATGACCCAGACACAGACACCTGGAGTGAGGTGACCCACATGACATCCGGCCGGAGCGGGGTGGGTGTCGCTGTCACCATGGAACCCTGCCGGAAGCAGATCGACCAGCAGAACTGTACCTGTTGAGCCACTTTTGTTTCTTGGGCAAAAAAATGGTCTGATTGAGAGTATTGTTGTTTTTGTACAAAAACAGGGACAAAAGAAAAGGCGACAGAGCAAATGCTTACCCTCCAAGACGGGAGGCTGAGATGCCTCGGTGTTAAAATGACaactagaaggaaaagaaggccAGAGTGGGAACCCATGAGCCTGTCAGAGTAGTCCCTTCCTGGGAGGGGGGTGTATGAAGGAGAGAGCCCCTGCACCCGCCATCCTGACAATAGGCCTGGGTCCCCTCCCAGCAGCCGCCACCTCCCTTTGGGGCAAAAGCAGATGCCGAGGTCAGGCCGGTTTTTGTTCCTTGTGTCTTTGTGATTGGttcctggaggcctgggaaggAGCCAGCTGAGGCCTCGAGGGTGAGGCTCCCATGGAGGTGTGGACCCCAGGGATGGGCCTGTACATAGAAACCACTGGATATCTCTGCCCTGGACAGTCTTTTTGTCGATAAGTAACCATATAACTTTCcaatgaaaataaagaacaaactaaCTAGTGTCTTCCACCCGGGCTCTCAGCTGGAGGTCTCGAACCTGGAGACAGAAAGGACTCTTCTGAAACGTACTCAAGTCTTTGATTTCGAGTTTGAATTTGAAACCAGTTCGTTTTCTCTGCCCATTGCATCTTAACATGTAGGGCATCTTTCTCCCCATAGGCAAACCACACAGGGCTCACTTTGTCACTTGTGGCTGCTTTGAAGACAATGACCTAACTCCTTGACGCCTCTCTTAGGGCTCCCCGGAGTTCTATTTTAAGGCAAACCATCCCCAACATGCCTTCCAAATCGGTGAAAATCTATCCAGTCATTTTTCTGCGCTTCAATAACACAAACTGAGCCTTTTATCTAGGGGCCTGGGTATTAAAGGATAAAGGGGTCCTTGGGGATTTTCTCAGGCAAAGGGCTCAGTATAACCTGCCCTCTTCTGAACAATTCATGTGAAGGCAGTATATGGCCTGGATCTCTTTTTAGGCCAATTAACTCTTACTTGTATTGGGAGAGTAGAGCAAAGAGGAATGAAGATGGTCTCAACTATCCGGCCTGTCATAGGTTCTCCCAAGTAGCTTAGAGAGGAAATATTTGACTCCTTCCCTTCCAGGGAAAACCTTACCTCCCATCCCCACAGCTTCATTCACTCAGTTCACCTGAAGCTTGTCATAATTGTCCTGTTTCCTTGGTCCTCTTCTCAAGGTTTTTACTggaacaagaaaataaatctgcCTTGGCTGCATGAAATGGACAGGGGGAAGACTAGGAGTTGGAAGCACAATATCTGGATAGCCATTTTAGCACTTGCAGTGTCTTTGCACATTATTTGATCCTCAAGAGTGCTGGGAGCTAGGAAGGGCAAGCCTGCATTCTGTAAAGATGGAGGTTCAGAGAAATGACTTGCCCACGGTCACGTGGCCACCAAGTGGTAGGTTTCAGGTTCAACTGCAGCGGACACCAAAGAAGCCACAACACGCTCTGCCACTATGTTTGTGAGAAGGGGATACAAGGAGGTCTCATGGGGTCAGTGTGTATATCAGTGAACATTCCGGAAACAGGGATCTTATCTAGAGTCGAGGAATTTGCAGGTAATTCGGTTGCCAGAAGCCACACATTCTAGCCCAGAGTGATGTTTCCTTCTACAAGGGTTAGAACCCTGGTCTTGAGGTCAGTTTTCAGCCAATTCAGTAAAGCAGTTTGGGTATCGGCCCTGTGAAGTTTCTTATCTGCAAAAATGGTACTTGGGCACTGACTGGGCATTAGGCCCCATGTAAGCTGCTGGACCAAGCAAGGTGAGTATTTACATTCACTTTCTAATTCTGCaaagacaactttaaaaaagacCTCACTGTGCTAGTGAACGGACCCCAAATGAGCCCTTGTGGAAATTACAGCCTCACGGAGTAGAATGACCAGCCTGTCCTGGTTTGCCCAGGAAATTCCCAATTTGAACAATGAAAAGTCTGGCACCCCAGAACCCCTCAGACCTGGAGTAAACCAGGCCAACTCTACAGGTAAGCCTGATGGTGAAACAATATTAAAAGTGTGCTGAGTGACAGGCTGCTGAGGGTCATGGTTAAATACCCCCTTGAAAGTCCGTGGCTCTGGAAGCTATGTGGACGTGGCTTGGTTGCAGATTGGGGTGCGTTgggaaaggagaagcagctgTTGCATCAGCCAGGTGAGAGAGGATGGCCCTTTGGATTAGGCTGTGGGAATGGAGAGAGGTCAAATTTACAGGTGAAGAGACTGATGAGACAAAAGGGCAGAGAATTAGGAATGTTCCTGGGTGGCTTCAACCTTAAAACAGCCTGGGGccgggggggaaggggggggaacACCCTGGGGGTAGAGAAGCTTTGAGGAGGCTGCAGGTATAGAAGGAAAGTGACAATGTTTGGGGGTGTGTCTGGTTTGAGGCCTCGAGATACAATTGTTCTAGGAGTGTGCACAGTCATTTTTCTAGCCTTCAGGCTTTAATGCTTCCACAAGTAGTTCTGGAATGACTATTTTACCAGACCCGAAGGGAAGTGTTCAGACACAGTGAGGAACAGGCATGAAACAGTAGAGCTAGAGTGAAGGATCACAAGATGCATATGTAATTAAGTTCAAAGGTAAGTCCTCTGAAGGCCAGGAGGTTGACCAAGGTCAGAGGCCCTGAGAAAGCATTGTTGAGGAGGTGGTCTTCTCACAGAAACCAAAAGGAACTGATAGAGTAAACTAGGTGAGGAAAGGAGGGGCAAGTTTCTGGACAGAAGCATCACATTCAAAGGTCCGGTGGTACTGGGGAACAATCTAGATGAAGctgagagggaggaggaacaTGGGGTCAGAAGAAGCCCTGTGGACCATGCTCATTTCTCTCTGTTAAGTACCTAAGTAttagcttaaaaagaaaaacaagaacattaTAGATAAAGCTGAAATCTTACTATCTCTTCATTCCAGCCCCCTCTCAATTTAAATCAGACTGCAATAATGTTCTATGTATTTCCTTACAAAAATGGCGTAATTTTGCCCATATTATTCTCCAACTTGCTCCCCCCCCCCGACTTCTAGATCTTTCTATTTGTGACATCACATTCCTTTTGCCAATTACCCATGTTCTGTTTTATCTCTTCCAGTACTGACAGACATTTAGGTCTTCTCATTTCTCAGAATTACAGATAAGGGTGAAATGCCTACTTTAACCATGTCTCCTCGGGCACAAATGTGTATAGTTCTCCAGGGGAATACTAAGACGTGCAACTTACTAGATCTTAGGTAAGCACAGCTTTCCTTAGATGCTTCCAGATCGCCCTCCAAAGTGGTTGTTAACAAACCATGTTCTTACTgcttttagaagttctttataaatttaacaCAGTCAAATTTATCACTCTTCCTTcatgtttcttctcttttatgtCATATTTAAGAAGGACTTTTGGCTCTTGCCATTTTCCTCAGCTTCCTACCCATTTGTGAAGTTATCTCCTGGCCGTACGCTGTTTCTGCTGAGGTTAACCAGACTTGAGTTTTGATGGTTCTGTTGAAACCAAGAATCCTGACTAATAGACTAATCCTGACTAATCCTGACATCAATAAATTTttgtaatatcttttttcttcagatattattaagttttgtttttgtactGTTTTAAAATCCAACAGGAATTTGTTTATATGTATGGTATCAAgtaggaatttaatttttttgtatggaTAGGTATTGCTGCTCgaccatttatttttcaaaccaTTTCTTGACTAATTCTTTACCTATGGTTCTGAAATGCTATCCCAATCACATACAAACTTCTCATGAATGCACAGGATCTCAATTCTGTTTGGCTTTCTGCTGTTTTACCTAAATATCCATTTTTGCAGCAATTTCATCATTTCAAGTACTACAGTTTTATAACATGTCTTAGTATCAGAATAagttccttctcccttttcttccaaaaaaaaaaacaaaaaaaaaaaaaacaacaaaacaaaaccttgaacTGTTACTGTATATTTATTCTTTGCTTCATGGATGAAAttccatgaaaaatgaaaattttaattggGTTGCATTAAAATTGTCGAGTTGGGGAGTaataatatttttacaataataaGTCTCTCCATTCATGAACTTTATGTATCTATTTAATGAAGTCGTCTTTGCTGGCTCAGGAAAGCTTTATAACTTCTCCACATAGGCCTTGCAAAAGGTTTATTCATGGGGGTTTTATTGGTCTGGTTGCTGTTGTCAATGAGATCTTTACTTCTCAATCCTTTACAATtggtatttctgaaaaaaaaaaaaaaaagtatttctggtATATGGGAAAGTTGTTGATACAGATATCCCAATCTTCCACCAGCctctttctagttttgttttgttttagcagaTAGTtaaatcatctgcaaatagtagtGGAATGTCATCTT encodes:
- the KEAP1 gene encoding kelch-like ECH-associated protein 1, with protein sequence MQPEPGPSGAGARTRFLPLRSQRPEGAGDTVMYASTECKAEVTPSQHGNRTFSYTLEDHTKQAFGIMNELRLSQQLCDVTLQVKYEDAPAAQFMAHKVVLASSSPVFKAMFTNGLREQGMEVVSIEGIHPKVMERLIEFAYTASISMGEKCVLHVMNGAVMYQIDSVVRACSDFLVQQLDPSNAIGIANFAEQIGCAELHQRAREYIYMHFGEVAKQEEFFNLSHCQLVTLISRDDLNVRCESEVFHACINWVKYDCEQRRFYVQALLRAVRCHSLTPHFLQMQLQKCEILQSDSRCKDYLVKIFQELTLHKPTQVMPCRAPKVGRLIYTAGGYFRQSLSYLEAYNPSDGTWLRLADLQVPRSGLAGCVVGGLLYAVGGRNNSPDGNTDSSALDCYNPMTNQWSPCASMSVPRNRIGVGVIDGHIYAVGGSHGCIHHNSVERYEPERDEWHLVAPMLTRRIGVGVAVLNRLLYAVGGFDGTNRLSSAECYYPERNEWRMITPMNTIRSGAGVCVLHNCIYAAGGYDGQDQLNSVERYDVETETWTFVAPMKHRRSALGITVHQGRIYVLGGYDGHTFLDSVECYDPDTDTWSEVTHMTSGRSGVGVAVTMEPCRKQIDQQNCTC